In one window of Thermoleophilia bacterium DNA:
- a CDS encoding ABC transporter substrate-binding protein: MRKSWCVATGLFIAIVFVVFLVACGEEATTSTAGGTSSTAPSEPTEVLKIGSMVSLSTPQGLEMQKWLNLFAKIKNEAGGWEIGGKKYKVEFVVYDCGIADTTKSRSAYEKAVLQDGIKYIVCTWTDVPSVGVTITEPNKVLWMGTDFSPDTLKPEFKYVIRGQCLSFALGAAYNMQKYYVDKGAKTSVIVDTDTLQAQVGNVNWARAGELAGLKELEPITFPNDTTDFGPVATKVKSLNPDLVELAYVSNSDHLVNIIRALKDVGYDKFIYPGNIDPQLLENIVAQVGKDYVEGWTGMYYDPRGIQKDPKMLALIDRYQQEYGDLRQEGIFWVGPWFLFEEAVNLAQSTDVDAITKCLKSMDHGVATLCGHTQLFARPDVGILDTIDSAPGHYMYEIHDGKMVAKRIVSVKDQYLVSIKALGLVDQFKKYWEEHGKPTFPEEESLFDFSDL; the protein is encoded by the coding sequence ATGCGAAAATCATGGTGCGTGGCTACCGGGTTGTTTATTGCAATTGTTTTTGTCGTCTTCTTGGTTGCCTGTGGTGAGGAGGCAACGACTAGCACTGCCGGGGGGACTTCGAGCACAGCTCCGTCGGAACCGACTGAGGTTCTCAAGATTGGCTCGATGGTCTCCTTGAGCACTCCACAGGGGCTTGAGATGCAAAAGTGGCTCAACCTTTTCGCTAAGATCAAGAACGAGGCGGGGGGTTGGGAAATCGGCGGCAAGAAATACAAGGTCGAGTTCGTGGTGTACGACTGTGGAATCGCTGATACCACTAAATCTCGCTCGGCCTATGAGAAAGCAGTACTGCAGGACGGGATCAAATACATAGTCTGCACATGGACTGACGTTCCGTCGGTTGGTGTAACAATCACAGAGCCCAACAAAGTTCTTTGGATGGGCACTGACTTCAGTCCTGACACTCTCAAGCCAGAGTTCAAATATGTGATCCGCGGTCAGTGCCTGTCGTTCGCTCTCGGTGCTGCTTATAACATGCAGAAGTACTATGTAGACAAAGGGGCAAAGACCTCGGTCATTGTTGATACTGATACGCTCCAGGCGCAGGTTGGCAACGTTAACTGGGCTCGTGCGGGTGAGTTGGCGGGCTTAAAAGAGCTTGAACCAATAACCTTCCCAAACGATACAACTGACTTCGGCCCAGTGGCTACCAAGGTAAAGAGTCTCAACCCGGACCTGGTGGAACTGGCCTACGTCAGCAATTCTGATCATCTGGTCAACATCATTAGAGCTCTAAAGGATGTCGGGTACGACAAGTTCATCTATCCAGGGAATATTGACCCGCAGTTGCTGGAAAACATAGTGGCTCAAGTCGGAAAGGACTACGTCGAAGGCTGGACCGGTATGTACTACGATCCTCGGGGAATCCAGAAGGATCCAAAAATGCTGGCCCTAATTGATCGCTATCAACAGGAGTACGGGGATCTGCGCCAAGAGGGCATATTTTGGGTTGGTCCGTGGTTCCTGTTCGAAGAGGCAGTAAACCTTGCACAAAGTACAGATGTCGATGCGATTACCAAGTGTCTTAAGAGCATGGATCACGGCGTGGCCACTCTCTGCGGACACACACAGCTTTTTGCTCGGCCTGACGTTGGAATCCTCGACACAATTGATTCGGCTCCAGGGCATTACATGTACGAGATTCATGACGGAAAGATGGTGGCAAAGCGCATTGTAAGCGTGAAGGACCAGTATCTGGTGTCCATCAAGGCTTTGGGCCTGGTCGATCAGTTCAAGAAGTACTGGGAGGAGCACGGCAAACCAACTTTCCCCGAGGAGGAAAGCCTGTTTGACTTCTCAGACTTGTGA
- a CDS encoding MFS transporter, with product MVNFLHAVCFLLLMIVMSKVATDRFGVTPAIAGLAASIFIIGAFVVRPFLGKWIYRIGQTTTLYIGSVLSVALTIAYFGANNSLLLLAVRFFHGVANSTTAMAVATMVANVVPRERYGEGIGYFTLGQTLSTAIGPFVGLMLLQHGGFTAIVATCAVIAGIALVLVPFLRVKEPVLTPEQLREEKGGKLSSFVEPRAVPIGIALMITYLCYSSISSFLALYAERINVTTAAKAFFIVYAAVVFLTRPSAGRRFDTRGENSVMYVSIAVFALGLTVLALANHGAVLLLAAAVLGLGFGTVQSCGRALIIKVTPLHRMGQANSTFYIFGDTGLGVGPLICGLLIPLTGYRGMYGVMAGLAVVSLALYHFLHGRRVKTGHV from the coding sequence GTGGTCAACTTCTTGCACGCGGTCTGTTTTCTGCTCCTCATGATCGTAATGTCTAAGGTAGCCACCGACCGCTTTGGCGTGACCCCTGCGATAGCCGGACTTGCAGCCAGCATCTTCATAATTGGCGCTTTTGTGGTCCGTCCTTTTCTGGGGAAGTGGATATACCGCATCGGGCAGACAACCACTCTGTATATTGGCTCTGTCCTTAGCGTGGCGCTCACCATAGCCTACTTCGGCGCTAACAACAGCCTGCTTTTGCTAGCCGTCCGCTTCTTCCACGGAGTTGCTAACTCCACCACCGCCATGGCGGTCGCGACGATGGTGGCCAACGTGGTCCCTCGTGAACGTTATGGAGAGGGAATTGGCTACTTTACCCTGGGCCAGACCCTGTCGACCGCTATAGGTCCTTTTGTCGGCCTGATGCTCCTTCAGCACGGCGGGTTTACCGCAATCGTAGCCACTTGCGCAGTCATCGCCGGCATTGCTCTTGTGCTCGTCCCCTTCTTGCGAGTCAAAGAGCCCGTGCTTACGCCGGAGCAATTAAGGGAGGAAAAGGGCGGGAAGCTAAGCAGTTTCGTTGAGCCGCGCGCCGTACCAATCGGTATTGCGCTCATGATCACCTATCTTTGTTATTCAAGCATTTCTTCGTTTCTTGCCCTCTACGCGGAGCGCATCAATGTCACGACGGCAGCTAAGGCCTTTTTCATTGTTTACGCAGCGGTGGTGTTCCTTACTCGGCCAAGCGCGGGGCGGCGCTTTGATACCAGGGGAGAGAACTCGGTAATGTATGTCTCAATCGCCGTTTTTGCCCTGGGTCTCACTGTGCTTGCCCTGGCAAACCACGGAGCCGTGCTTCTCCTGGCAGCGGCTGTGCTGGGTCTAGGGTTTGGCACCGTTCAGTCCTGCGGAAGAGCCCTTATTATCAAGGTCACTCCACTACACCGCATGGGTCAGGCCAATTCCACCTTTTACATTTTTGGCGACACCGGGCTCGGGGTGGGTCCGCTCATTTGCGGTCTTCTCATTCCCCTCACCGGCTACCGCGGCATGTACGGAGTGATGGCGGGGCTCGCTGTGGTATCACTAGCCCTGTATCACTTTCTACACGGGCGGCGAGTCAAGACCGGTCACGTCTGA
- a CDS encoding DUF169 domain-containing protein, with protein sequence MEQPVFASKIPDPSPILDRLAITQPLVAFYDAPDPAPFAPLVEPRGRECIFASFKDWREGRTLHLTKQKHGCGGGHLLGVQPRSREEMVAFLCDQEGLRATRDLMNQWLDVAPRYIPIHEHILIGPFRPEQYEYLRTITFFVNPDQLAVLFSGAVYYAAPADPEPVISRFGSGCMQLTSVFNSLDIPQASIGSLDHAMRRYLEPWMIAFTVTRPMFEQLCRWSQDPKSSLHTEFTNSLIKARGGSLATR encoded by the coding sequence ATGGAACAACCAGTCTTTGCCAGTAAAATTCCCGACCCATCTCCCATCCTCGACCGTCTCGCCATCACGCAGCCCCTCGTGGCCTTCTATGACGCTCCCGATCCCGCACCCTTTGCCCCCTTGGTGGAACCACGCGGCCGCGAGTGCATATTTGCTTCTTTCAAAGACTGGCGGGAAGGTCGTACGCTTCACCTGACCAAGCAAAAGCACGGCTGCGGCGGTGGCCATCTGCTCGGTGTCCAACCCAGATCACGGGAGGAAATGGTGGCTTTTCTGTGCGACCAGGAGGGGCTTCGCGCCACCCGGGACCTTATGAACCAGTGGCTAGATGTAGCACCTCGCTACATTCCGATTCACGAGCATATCCTCATTGGCCCCTTTAGGCCCGAGCAGTACGAATACCTGCGCACCATCACGTTCTTTGTCAACCCTGACCAGCTCGCGGTGCTTTTTTCAGGCGCCGTGTACTACGCCGCCCCGGCCGACCCGGAACCTGTCATCTCACGCTTTGGTTCGGGCTGCATGCAGCTTACCTCGGTGTTTAACAGCCTCGATATTCCCCAGGCAAGCATTGGTTCCCTTGATCATGCCATGCGCCGATACCTCGAGCCTTGGATGATCGCTTTCACCGTGACGCGGCCCATGTTCGAACAGCTATGCCGGTGGAGCCAAGACCCCAAGAGCTCATTACACACTGAGTTCACGAATAGCCTGATTAAGGCCCGCGGAGGCTCGCTCGCGACGCGATGA
- a CDS encoding branched-chain amino acid ABC transporter permease gives MDLALFLQILVNGVMIGGIYALIASGFTLILGVIQVFNFAQGQFYMLGAFATIAAVQHLGLPYPVAVILAVLGTGLLGALLYFGVIRWTLPSGFFNTMLVTVAFGTIVAQAAILSFGSREAVLPPVVPGTVGVGGVSVPNGKLAVIAGAVVVMVLLHFFMKTKVGISMLAAAENRDVASLQGINPERIFWTAMAVGCGLCGVAGALVAPVLAASGTMGSTIFIKALLVVLVGGTGSMAGALLAAFLVGIAESFAFQFFGHLGLLVIFVLVAILIFFRPGGLFGKPLPVPGE, from the coding sequence TTGGATCTTGCTCTGTTCCTGCAGATACTTGTGAACGGGGTAATGATTGGGGGCATTTATGCCCTGATAGCGTCCGGATTCACACTGATTTTGGGCGTCATCCAGGTTTTTAACTTCGCCCAGGGCCAGTTCTACATGTTGGGCGCTTTTGCCACCATCGCTGCTGTTCAACACCTCGGTCTTCCATATCCGGTTGCCGTGATCTTGGCTGTGCTTGGCACCGGTTTGCTGGGTGCCCTTCTGTATTTTGGGGTGATTCGCTGGACGCTTCCCTCCGGATTCTTCAATACGATGCTGGTAACGGTGGCGTTCGGGACAATCGTGGCTCAGGCTGCCATCCTGAGTTTCGGCTCCCGGGAAGCAGTGCTGCCACCCGTAGTGCCAGGAACTGTCGGCGTCGGCGGGGTATCTGTGCCAAACGGCAAGCTTGCAGTTATTGCTGGCGCAGTCGTGGTCATGGTGCTGCTCCATTTCTTTATGAAGACGAAGGTGGGCATATCCATGCTTGCTGCTGCTGAAAACAGAGACGTTGCCAGTCTCCAAGGCATAAATCCGGAGCGAATATTCTGGACAGCCATGGCGGTTGGTTGCGGTCTGTGCGGAGTCGCTGGTGCTTTGGTTGCGCCGGTGTTGGCAGCGTCAGGGACCATGGGGTCAACTATTTTCATCAAAGCTCTCCTGGTGGTCTTGGTGGGAGGCACAGGCAGCATGGCTGGCGCCTTGCTGGCTGCGTTTTTGGTGGGGATCGCGGAGAGCTTTGCGTTTCAGTTCTTCGGCCATCTCGGATTGCTAGTGATTTTTGTTCTTGTGGCCATCCTAATTTTCTTCCGACCGGGTGGGCTTTTTGGAAAGCCACTGCCCGTTCCTGGGGAGTAG
- a CDS encoding multidrug effflux MFS transporter, with amino-acid sequence MTREQKYLGRRGLIVFLAALTAFPALSTDLYLPALPGITKYFGVHEFETNLTLILFFVVYAVSMLVWGPLSDRFGRKPVLLVGLACYTLAGVLCAVAVNVYQLMVFRVLQALGTGSASSSATAIVKDVYQGRKREVILAVIQTMTVLSPAVAPMIGALILRFTSWRGAFVAQALLGVLVLAGSFIYQETVPEKLVGNPFASLKRLGVVAKNRTFLLLILNFSLLGLAMMAFISGSSYVYQVTFGVSGQVFSFFFALFAISSAVGAQVYVFISRRFRRATIVTGSFAVSALSGLLILLVGRQGPWAFILCFIPAALAFSCSRPPAANLLLSQHEGDAGSVAGLMGAAHMTISSMGIVVVSLDLWGRAETIGALILGVSLLSIVLWLGVSLPRVRGQLGQT; translated from the coding sequence GTGACAAGGGAGCAGAAATACTTAGGGCGGCGAGGCTTAATAGTTTTTCTTGCCGCCCTTACTGCCTTCCCCGCTCTCTCCACGGATCTTTATCTTCCAGCGTTACCGGGGATCACCAAGTACTTTGGCGTACACGAGTTTGAAACTAACCTCACACTAATTCTTTTCTTTGTTGTGTACGCAGTTTCGATGCTTGTCTGGGGCCCGTTGAGCGATCGCTTTGGTCGTAAGCCGGTGTTGCTGGTGGGTTTGGCGTGCTACACACTGGCGGGCGTTCTCTGTGCTGTGGCGGTAAACGTCTATCAGCTCATGGTTTTTCGCGTGCTACAGGCTCTAGGCACGGGCTCGGCCAGTTCCAGCGCAACGGCGATCGTAAAAGACGTTTATCAGGGTCGAAAACGCGAGGTGATTCTGGCAGTTATTCAAACCATGACCGTGCTTTCTCCAGCTGTGGCTCCCATGATTGGCGCCCTGATCCTGCGCTTTACCTCTTGGCGTGGAGCGTTTGTAGCGCAGGCTTTACTGGGTGTGCTGGTCTTGGCGGGCTCTTTCATTTACCAAGAAACGGTGCCCGAGAAACTAGTCGGCAACCCCTTTGCCTCTCTCAAGCGTCTTGGGGTGGTGGCGAAGAACCGGACCTTCCTTCTCTTGATTCTCAATTTCTCTTTGCTTGGTCTTGCCATGATGGCATTTATTTCGGGTTCTTCCTACGTGTACCAGGTCACGTTTGGGGTTTCGGGGCAAGTTTTTAGCTTCTTCTTTGCCTTGTTTGCCATTAGCTCGGCAGTAGGGGCCCAGGTCTATGTCTTTATCTCGCGGCGATTCCGCCGGGCCACGATTGTAACGGGGAGCTTTGCTGTGTCGGCGCTAAGTGGATTGCTAATTCTGCTTGTGGGCAGGCAAGGGCCGTGGGCGTTTATCCTCTGCTTTATTCCAGCGGCGCTAGCTTTTAGCTGTTCGCGTCCGCCAGCGGCAAATCTTCTGCTCTCGCAGCACGAGGGCGACGCCGGGTCGGTGGCTGGCTTGATGGGGGCCGCTCACATGACCATTTCTAGCATGGGGATAGTGGTGGTGTCGCTTGACCTGTGGGGGCGAGCAGAGACTATCGGCGCGCTCATTCTTGGGGTTTCGCTGCTAAGTATCGTGCTTTGGCTCGGGGTTTCTCTGCCCAGGGTGCGAGGGCAGCTTGGTCAGACGTGA
- a CDS encoding SDR family NAD(P)-dependent oxidoreductase yields the protein MKDFKDKVLFVTGGGSGAGLGQAKVFSEAGCKVVIADIRQDHLDEAMEYFRQKGAPAHAIRLDVTDRAAFAAAADEVEEVFGSPPQLLFNTAGVNAFGPAEASTFEDFDWVMGVCLGGVINSMVTFVPRMIKAGKGGWIVSTASMGGFWGTPFTAPYSAAKAAVINLMESYRLALAKYEIGVSVLCPAAINSNIHEARLTRPAHLANSGYLEDELAIKALKIIYESGMDPIELAHWLKKGIEEERFYIIPYPEEKEALERHFKEIVDSVLPIEADPEGVRKRKEAMKRLAELAEEEARKNPGRPLGPLFGRARPDLDWVKPIQMGPPPSSENK from the coding sequence ATGAAGGATTTCAAAGATAAGGTTTTGTTCGTAACCGGAGGAGGTTCCGGAGCAGGTTTAGGTCAAGCCAAAGTCTTTTCCGAGGCGGGTTGCAAGGTTGTAATTGCTGACATTAGACAGGATCACCTGGACGAAGCCATGGAGTACTTCCGCCAAAAGGGGGCTCCGGCGCACGCAATCAGGCTTGATGTAACTGATCGGGCAGCCTTTGCCGCCGCCGCCGACGAAGTCGAAGAGGTCTTCGGCAGCCCGCCACAACTGCTTTTTAACACTGCGGGCGTCAACGCCTTTGGGCCAGCCGAGGCCTCAACTTTTGAAGACTTTGACTGGGTGATGGGGGTTTGCCTAGGCGGAGTGATCAATAGCATGGTCACCTTCGTGCCGCGCATGATCAAAGCTGGCAAAGGTGGCTGGATTGTCTCCACTGCTTCTATGGGTGGCTTTTGGGGCACTCCCTTTACTGCCCCGTATTCCGCTGCCAAGGCAGCTGTGATAAATCTCATGGAAAGTTACCGCCTTGCCTTAGCCAAGTACGAGATAGGTGTGTCGGTCCTGTGTCCGGCAGCCATCAACAGCAACATCCACGAGGCCAGACTCACAAGACCGGCTCACCTGGCCAATAGCGGTTATCTAGAGGATGAGCTTGCCATCAAAGCTCTTAAGATTATCTACGAGTCGGGTATGGACCCTATCGAGCTCGCGCACTGGCTGAAAAAGGGAATCGAGGAAGAGCGCTTTTACATCATCCCGTACCCGGAGGAAAAAGAAGCTCTCGAAAGACACTTCAAGGAAATCGTTGACTCTGTGCTTCCCATCGAAGCCGACCCCGAAGGTGTGCGCAAGCGGAAGGAAGCCATGAAGCGGCTAGCAGAGTTGGCAGAAGAAGAAGCCCGGAAGAATCCAGGACGGCCCCTAGGACCCCTGTTCGGTCGGGCGCGCCCAGACCTTGACTGGGTAAAACCCATCCAGATGGGGCCACCGCCTTCGTCAGAGAACAAATAG